One Micromonospora sp. WMMD1120 genomic region harbors:
- a CDS encoding phosphoadenylyl-sulfate reductase: MSLVSATSLRLVGPGGPAPADASRRGPDELRALAEQAAADLEGAPALEIARWAAETFGDRFCVTSSMADAVLAHLVSRVAPGVDVVFLDTGLHFPETLRVRDEVARTLPVNVRSIRPRLTVGQQDGQYGPRLFNKSPDDCCQLRKVEPLERALTGYDAWAAGLRRDESPTRANTPVVTFDARRGKVKVNPIAAWSQRDVDAYIARFNVPVNELFKQGYGSIGCWPCTRRTKAGEDARAGRWAMFEKTECGLHV, encoded by the coding sequence ATGAGCCTCGTCTCGGCCACGAGCCTGCGCCTGGTCGGCCCGGGTGGTCCGGCCCCCGCCGACGCCTCCCGGCGCGGCCCGGACGAGCTGCGCGCGCTGGCCGAGCAGGCCGCCGCCGACCTGGAGGGCGCTCCGGCGCTGGAGATCGCCCGCTGGGCGGCGGAGACGTTCGGTGACCGCTTCTGCGTCACCAGCTCGATGGCCGACGCCGTGCTGGCGCACCTGGTGTCCCGGGTCGCGCCGGGGGTCGACGTGGTCTTCCTCGACACCGGCCTGCACTTCCCGGAGACGCTGCGGGTGCGCGACGAGGTCGCCCGGACGCTGCCGGTGAACGTCCGGTCGATCCGGCCCCGGCTCACCGTCGGCCAGCAGGACGGCCAGTACGGCCCCCGGCTGTTCAACAAGTCCCCGGACGACTGCTGCCAACTGCGCAAGGTGGAGCCGCTGGAGCGGGCGCTCACCGGGTACGACGCCTGGGCTGCCGGCCTGCGCCGGGACGAGTCGCCGACCCGGGCCAACACCCCTGTGGTGACGTTCGACGCCCGGCGCGGCAAGGTCAAGGTCAACCCGATCGCGGCGTGGTCGCAGCGGGACGTGGACGCGTACATCGCCCGCTTCAACGTGCCGGTGAACGAGCTGTTCAAGCAGGGTTACGGCTCGATCGGCTGCTGGCCGTGCACCCGTCGGACGAAGGCCGGCGAGGACGCCCGGGCCGGCCGGTGGGCCATGTTCGAGAAGACCGAGTGCGGGCTGCACGTCTGA
- a CDS encoding nitrite/sulfite reductase has protein sequence MAVSSIPARSDDPAARPARAARRPRGEGQWALGHREPLNPNERIKKDDDPLNVRARIENIYAHRGFASIDPQDLRGRFRWWGLYTQRKAGIDGGRTAVLEPHELEDEFFMLRVRIDGGQLSLAQLRVIADISREFARDTADITDRQNIQYHWIRVEDMPEIWRRLESVGLQTTEACGDCPRIVLGSPVAGVARDEVLDPTPAIDEIVSRYVGDKQFSNLPRKFKTSISWLVDTPYESNDVAFLGVDHPEHGPGFDVWVGGGLSTNPMLAKRLGVWVPLAEVPDVWAGVVGIFRDYGYRRLRNRARLKFLVADWGIERFREVLEKEYLGRTLLDGPAPTLPAKPIDHVGVHEQADGRHYVGAAPVVGRVSGVQLSQLADVVEAHGSDRVRLTPYQKLLVLDVPSERTESLVDALREIGLEARPSAWRRGTMACTGIEYCKLAIVETKARGEELVARLEQRLRDFDADISIHINGCPNACARTQVADIGLKGQLVVGPDGQQVEGFQVHLGGGLGMAQGQTAGFGRKLRGLKTTAEELPEYVERLALRYLAGRSEGESFANWVIRVDEEELR, from the coding sequence ATGGCGGTCAGCAGCATCCCGGCCCGATCCGACGACCCCGCGGCCCGACCGGCCCGGGCAGCGCGTCGGCCACGGGGCGAGGGTCAGTGGGCGCTCGGCCACCGTGAGCCGCTCAACCCCAACGAGCGGATCAAGAAGGACGACGATCCGCTCAACGTACGGGCCCGCATCGAGAACATCTACGCGCACCGGGGCTTCGCCTCGATCGACCCGCAGGATCTGCGCGGCCGGTTCCGCTGGTGGGGCCTCTACACCCAGCGCAAGGCGGGCATCGACGGTGGGCGTACGGCCGTGTTGGAGCCGCACGAGCTGGAGGACGAGTTCTTCATGCTCCGGGTCCGCATCGACGGTGGCCAGCTCAGCCTGGCCCAGCTACGGGTGATCGCGGACATCTCCCGGGAGTTCGCCCGGGACACCGCCGACATCACCGACCGGCAGAACATCCAGTACCACTGGATCCGGGTCGAGGACATGCCGGAGATCTGGCGCCGGCTGGAGTCGGTCGGTCTGCAGACCACCGAGGCGTGCGGCGACTGCCCGCGCATCGTGCTGGGCAGCCCGGTCGCCGGGGTGGCCCGGGACGAGGTCCTGGACCCGACGCCGGCGATCGACGAGATCGTCTCCCGGTACGTCGGCGACAAGCAGTTCTCCAACCTGCCCCGTAAGTTCAAGACGTCCATCTCCTGGCTGGTGGACACCCCGTACGAGTCGAACGACGTCGCGTTCCTCGGTGTCGACCACCCCGAGCACGGTCCCGGCTTCGACGTCTGGGTCGGCGGTGGCCTCTCCACCAACCCGATGCTCGCCAAGCGTCTCGGTGTCTGGGTGCCGCTGGCCGAGGTGCCGGACGTGTGGGCCGGGGTGGTCGGGATCTTCCGCGACTACGGCTACCGCCGGCTGCGCAACCGGGCCCGGCTGAAGTTCCTGGTGGCCGACTGGGGCATCGAGCGCTTCCGCGAGGTCCTGGAGAAGGAGTACCTCGGCCGGACGCTGCTCGACGGCCCGGCGCCCACCCTGCCGGCGAAGCCGATCGACCACGTGGGCGTGCACGAGCAGGCCGACGGGCGGCACTACGTGGGCGCCGCCCCGGTGGTCGGCCGGGTCTCCGGGGTGCAGCTCAGCCAGCTCGCCGACGTGGTCGAGGCGCACGGCAGCGACCGGGTGCGGCTCACGCCGTACCAGAAGCTGCTGGTGCTCGACGTGCCGTCGGAGCGGACGGAGTCGCTGGTCGACGCGCTGCGTGAAATCGGTCTGGAGGCCCGGCCGTCGGCCTGGCGGCGCGGCACCATGGCGTGCACCGGCATCGAGTACTGCAAGCTCGCCATCGTCGAGACCAAGGCGCGCGGTGAGGAGCTGGTGGCCCGGCTGGAGCAGCGGCTGCGCGACTTCGACGCGGACATCTCGATCCACATCAACGGCTGCCCGAACGCGTGCGCGCGGACCCAGGTGGCCGACATCGGGCTCAAGGGCCAGCTGGTGGTCGGACCGGACGGCCAGCAGGTGGAGGGCTTCCAGGTGCACCTGGGCGGTGGGCTGGGCATGGCCCAGGGGCAGACCGCCGGTTTCGGCCGCAAGCTGCGCGGCCTGAAGACCACCGCCGAGGAGCTTCCGGAGTACGTGGAACGGCTGGCCCTGCGCTACCTGGCCGGCCGGAGCGAGGGCGAGTCGTTCGCCAACTGGGTGATCAGAGTCGACGAGGAGGAACTGCGGTGA
- a CDS encoding glycosyltransferase family 39 protein, with amino-acid sequence MSEKSTRVLRRPPVWLPPALLTLAVTLTGLDSAQLWRDELATWSAATRSPGELARLAGTIDAATGPYYLLMHGWTTVAGDSTVALRLPAVLAMAVAAGLLAVLGGWLVDRRCGLFAGLLFAVLPGTSRYGQEARPYALATMLAVLATVLLVAALRRPSWARWTGYAVAVTALGLIHLIALTLLVVHALVVVVTWWRGPAAAGVAAPAAPGAARDGRMWRWVVAVVPVAVLVGPLLIEARTQRSRQLNWVHLARLDDLSALPGGVTQSSVVGGLLVGVAGLGAARLGRRALLPVSAVLLPVLLLFAVGAVVPLWVPRYLVFVVPFACLLAGAALAAVPARAALVVVVLAGLLGLPDQAALRRTHEWPRTAPVDYAGAARVIAEGQRPGDGIVYSPRRSWLFLDLGIDYHLADRPRDVLVTEDEDRRGDLWAAECPDPARCLTGAERVWLVLSGRHGEPLPAVPGKKGDALREGFTVTQVWQRPGLTVALLNRRSDR; translated from the coding sequence ATGTCCGAGAAGTCGACCCGGGTGCTTCGGCGTCCGCCGGTCTGGCTTCCTCCGGCGCTGCTCACCCTGGCGGTGACGCTGACCGGCCTGGACTCGGCGCAGCTCTGGCGGGACGAGCTGGCGACCTGGAGCGCGGCCACCCGGTCGCCCGGCGAGCTGGCCAGGCTGGCCGGCACCATCGATGCCGCCACCGGGCCGTACTACCTGCTCATGCACGGCTGGACCACTGTCGCCGGGGACTCCACAGTCGCCCTGCGGCTGCCGGCCGTGCTGGCGATGGCGGTGGCCGCCGGGCTGCTCGCCGTACTCGGCGGGTGGCTCGTCGACCGGCGCTGCGGTCTCTTCGCCGGGCTGCTGTTCGCGGTGCTCCCCGGCACCTCCCGGTACGGGCAGGAGGCCCGCCCGTACGCCCTGGCCACGATGCTCGCTGTCCTCGCCACGGTGCTCCTGGTGGCCGCGCTGCGGCGGCCGAGCTGGGCCCGCTGGACCGGGTACGCGGTCGCCGTCACCGCGCTCGGGCTCATCCACCTGATCGCGCTCACCCTGCTCGTCGTACACGCGCTCGTGGTTGTGGTGACCTGGTGGCGCGGCCCGGCGGCGGCCGGCGTCGCCGCACCGGCTGCTCCCGGGGCCGCCCGGGACGGCCGGATGTGGCGGTGGGTGGTCGCGGTGGTGCCGGTCGCGGTACTGGTGGGTCCGCTGCTGATCGAGGCCCGGACACAGCGGTCCCGGCAGTTGAACTGGGTCCACCTGGCCCGGCTGGACGACCTGAGCGCGCTGCCCGGCGGCGTGACGCAGAGCAGCGTGGTGGGCGGCCTGCTGGTCGGGGTCGCCGGCCTGGGCGCCGCCCGGCTCGGGCGGCGTGCGCTGCTGCCGGTGAGCGCGGTCCTGTTGCCCGTGCTGCTGCTCTTCGCGGTCGGCGCGGTCGTGCCGCTGTGGGTGCCCCGCTACCTGGTCTTCGTGGTGCCCTTCGCGTGTCTGCTGGCCGGCGCGGCGCTGGCCGCGGTGCCCGCGCGGGCCGCGCTCGTCGTGGTGGTCCTGGCCGGGCTGCTCGGCCTGCCCGACCAGGCCGCGCTGCGCCGGACCCACGAGTGGCCCCGCACCGCCCCGGTGGACTACGCGGGGGCGGCGCGGGTGATCGCCGAGGGTCAACGGCCCGGGGACGGCATCGTCTACTCGCCCCGACGCAGTTGGCTCTTCCTCGACCTCGGCATCGACTACCACCTGGCGGACCGACCGCGGGACGTGCTGGTCACCGAGGACGAGGACCGTCGGGGTGACCTGTGGGCGGCGGAGTGCCCCGACCCGGCGCGGTGCCTGACCGGCGCGGAACGGGTGTGGCTCGTCCTCTCCGGTCGGCACGGCGAACCGCTGCCAGCCGTGCCGGGAAAGAAGGGCGACGCGCTGCGCGAGGGCTTCACCGTCACCCAGGTCTGGCAGCGCCCCGGCCTGACCGTGGCCCTGCTGAATCGCCGCTCCGACCGCTGA